One Tunturibacter gelidoferens genomic region harbors:
- a CDS encoding alginate lyase family protein, producing MTTTASSPRPTATSPSLPSPSPPSPSPRNPGTPNDFYSEPEDYFPDPANPNAPWIQHADGTPNPDAFTSHRDALLNLSLYVPALTAAYLLTSDPRYAQQAAAHLRAWFITPSTSMAPSLQYTQTIPPSRIGRLEGVVEVVHLAEVVQSLPFLINSEALTSEELTALTKWFTDYFDWLNTSRLAGLARDNKSHHGTSWLLQASAIARLTELTDDRPLTTLRHQYKTSTLRAQIVADGTFPHELTTPNPYRNTLFNLDMLTAICLLLSTRFESVWEYELQDGPGMHTVIARLYPYLVNRGTWPYRADAAYFTALPIRPPSLLFAARAYDRPEYAALWKTLSPDPPNMELQRTFPIRQPLLWVTRPKPWLPTDTPQQTKPSASNETPAQSPDTSAQSR from the coding sequence TTGACCACGACCGCATCCTCGCCCAGGCCAACCGCTACCTCACCCAGCCTCCCGTCCCCCTCACCACCCTCCCCCTCCCCCCGCAACCCCGGCACCCCAAACGACTTCTACTCCGAACCCGAAGACTACTTCCCCGACCCCGCCAACCCCAACGCGCCCTGGATCCAACACGCGGACGGCACCCCCAATCCTGACGCCTTCACCTCCCACCGCGACGCCCTGCTCAACCTCAGCCTCTACGTCCCCGCCCTCACCGCCGCCTACCTCCTCACCAGTGACCCACGCTACGCCCAGCAGGCCGCCGCCCACCTCCGAGCCTGGTTCATCACCCCCTCCACCAGCATGGCCCCCAGCCTCCAGTACACCCAGACCATCCCCCCCTCAAGAATCGGACGGCTCGAAGGCGTAGTCGAAGTGGTCCATCTCGCCGAGGTCGTCCAATCCCTCCCTTTCCTCATCAACTCCGAGGCGCTCACCTCTGAAGAACTCACCGCCCTCACCAAGTGGTTCACCGACTACTTCGACTGGCTCAACACCTCACGCCTCGCCGGCCTCGCCCGGGACAACAAGAGCCACCACGGAACCTCCTGGCTCCTTCAAGCCTCCGCCATCGCTCGCCTCACCGAGCTAACCGACGACCGCCCCCTTACCACCCTCCGCCACCAGTACAAGACCTCCACCCTCCGCGCCCAGATCGTCGCCGACGGCACCTTCCCCCACGAACTCACCACCCCAAACCCTTACCGCAACACTCTCTTCAACCTGGACATGCTCACCGCCATCTGCCTCCTCCTCTCCACCCGCTTCGAGAGCGTCTGGGAGTATGAGCTACAAGACGGCCCCGGCATGCACACCGTCATCGCCCGCCTCTACCCCTACCTCGTCAACCGTGGCACATGGCCCTACCGTGCTGACGCAGCCTACTTCACGGCCCTCCCCATCCGGCCGCCCAGCCTCCTCTTCGCCGCCCGCGCCTACGACCGCCCCGAGTACGCCGCCCTCTGGAAGACGCTGTCCCCCGACCCGCCCAACATGGAGCTGCAGCGCACCTTCCCCATCCGCCAGCCCCTCCTCTGGGTCACCCGCCCAAAGCCCTGGCTACCCACCGACACCCCCCAACAAACTAAGCCTTCTGCTTCAAACGAAACGCCCGCACAATCTCCAGATACTTCCGCGCAATCTCGGTGA